In Anopheles bellator chromosome 2, idAnoBellAS_SP24_06.2, whole genome shotgun sequence, the genomic stretch AATATTAACATTAACAATTAGGTGTGTTATTCATCGAATTTCCTTCCCAATGGTGAGACCCGAATTGTTCCATTTGGTGCCTAATCGATCCCGCCGTAGATAGAGGTTCCttgaagtttaattaaaagctcTGCTCAACTGTCGCAAATGTTAACAAGCGCTAAAGAAGCATTTTCGTGTGGCCGCGTAACAAGGCGACCGGGGCATCGAAGATGCCCCCGATAGTTAATCTACGCTCACGACAATTCGAATTGTTCGGTGAGAAGGTGTCTCGTAAGGCGCACCTCATTAGGATAACGAACCGCACTTATCACCCCGGCCAAATTGCATTTTAATGCGATTTGCCGGAATTGCCCAAACACCGCGCCGAGGCGTTAAAGTTTTATAAATTAGCGAATGAAAGATACACGGTGAGTGCAAGGCCAAGGCCTTAACGCCCCGGCCGTCCATTGCCGCATCGGCATTCTTTTTCGCCACAGTTGCGAAATATATTGCAAAACCGATGGCATGGCGCGATGTCAACTTCTTTTTCGCTACACACCagcgcagctgctgctgggcatAGAGTTTGCAGTTCGCTGCGACGCCCAATGCTAATCGCGGGCTCTAACGCTAACGGGTCGTGTGTGctccgccacgccacggtcgaTGCTATCAATGGAAACCTTGAACTGTTCACCATTTAAAGGCAGGTTTACACACATTTGCATAGGCGTTctccgatggccgccgatggATCGTTGGGGGCCCGCTGGGAGGCGATTCGGACGAACACGGTCCCATATCAGGCTCTCGGGCTGACGGCGCTGGCACAAGCAGGAGCGCACTCGGAGCCCCCAAGGCAGCATCGGTCAATTCGTTTGGCACCCGCCGGACATGGACGAAAGCGAGCTGAAATAATTGTGCTGTGCCTAGCGGGGCCCGGAACAGGACGCAGCATCCGAAAGCGCTAGGGAATGCCCCCGCCGAAGGAGTCCGAACAGGAATCGTTTCGAGAATTTATGTAACTCCCGGTTATTGGAGCCGTCCCAGGGCCGCGCCAATCTTGATTGGGGAACTACATttctacaacaacaaaaaagagatTGAATTAAAGAAGAACGATGGAACGTAACCAACATATTGAAGAAGAGGGCCACCCAGTTTTTGCCAACACATTTGGCAGAAAATGCATGACCCTCTAAGTCGAACTTGTGGACGCCCCCCTTTCGTGGAGTGGAGTCATCCAGCGGGACCACAACATACGCCCCGTGCCATTGATGCAACAAAGGTGTTCCACATTGGGTacacacagcagcaggaccAACCCAAAGTCTTCCGAACATTCCGTGGCCGTAACCGGGCGTCCGAAAGCCGACGGCCACGcggcagagagaaagagagaaagtggGCCAAGCGCCGGCACAGGGAGAGAGTGTAAAATCGGCCGGGGAAGCGACGACCTGCCGAAAGCAGGCCAACCGCTCGCAGCATGGTGCCGGGTGGTGGGATGGCCGCgaccgccgccggttcgtAAGCAAACTGTGCGTGTGTGGGAGCGTATCGGGCAGGActccctgcctgcctgtggaGCCTGTGTGTCGGGTGGTGCCGTCTCCGGTGCCTCGAACAGCACCGGTTCTCCCGCTCACGCTCCGACGGCGAAAGCTCACTTCTCACGCGGATGCATCTCGCCGAGTGCGTATGTTGTGCTCATTACTCGCCcgcttgttgttttttgtcgcTGGTTCTGGTGCGAGCATTTTCCTCTCCAAACTCATGTGCGTATCCTTCCCCATGTGTATGTGAGGTGAAAGGCGCCCCTCACACGCCGTGACTTCTTTATCGGCGGTGGCAAACCCACACGACCAACAAACGGCACCCGTTTGCGAGCGTGTCTCGCAGTGGAAATCTTCCGTTTTCTGCAAACTCTAAAAGTGCGCTTACCTTGGcgacggccggtcggtcgctgggTCTGGCCTTAGCCTTGGTCGCTGGAGCGTGACGAGGGGGTCGCGTTGTCGCGTAGGAAGGAAGAGTAgagccaccggttccggttccgaacggGAGAGTTTGTTGGCTCAAAGCTCTTCACTTGACTTGACCTCACCACTTCCTGTGGGCTTCTTGTCGTTTGcttgtcgccgtcgccactaCCGGCCAACAACCATGATAATCCGTGAACGTCGTGCGGCAGCTTCCGGAACCCTGAATTGGATGCGTGTTCACCACGGTTTCACGGATTCGATTCGACCCCACCGGCTCACACAGCCACGCACATATCAACCGGCGCAAAGAGCGATTTGGCGAAATTATAGCCTTTTCCGGGAACACGACACCCAAAAGGAAAGCACTCACAAGCTTCACGCGCAGCTTCGAGTGTTTGACGCGTGGCCCGGAACAGCTGATTCCCTGTTGGTACCGTATTTTCACGAGTTTCTGCAACACCTTgtcacgcacacaggcacaccgGGAGCAAACAAGCAACCAAAAGGACACGGCGATCACACCGAGTGACGCAAGGAAACTGTACCTCACCGAACGGGGTAGACGGTCGCTGCGGAACGGAAACAACACACCCGTTCAACTGGAGCACATACGTATTTATGCGCATGTATTTCACGCGTGCATAGGGATCAAGCAAGCTGCGGGCATTCTCGACAGCATCGCTCTAAAAGCGTCTTAAAAATTCGCTCTCAAAATCACTGTCTCGCACTCGCTCTTCGCTCCATTGCCAGGTTCCGATGAGCATTTCCATTTTAAGATCGCCACGATCCAAGTTACGATAGAAACGTTCACAAACCTGACTTTGAATTTTCGAACTTGACAACCTTACCCACTTTTTTGGTTCTCATTCTCACTCTTCCGGCGAGTGGGAGTGCGCGATGAGCGGAATCCGCTCGCTCCGAGAGCTTTGGCATTCTCACagcgcgagtgagcgagcgaggcACAGTGTGTTCGGTCATCGACCGTTGCTTGCGAATCAGCTGGTGATCACGATTTTTGGGCAAGTTCGCCTTCGCCGAAGGCCCAAAAAGTGCGTTCGCTTGCCAAAGGTTGTAAATTTACAGCAAAACACTTCAAATACCGTTTCTCACCTCAAGCTCACCAGAGTGAGATGATCTCACGCGCGAAGTGAGCGGATTTGGCCGAGAAGCTTTCTGTGGTCACCGCTTTTTTCGGACGCCCTGCCGGGAGGGAGCCGATTCAATATTTACGAAATAGAACTGTTTTCCTCGttaaaaaaaccttttcgtCACCAAATGTCTAACCACCAATGTTGAACAAAGTTTCGAAACCGGTCCGTGAGCCGTGTGATGAGAAGTCGTTGGAGAAACGTTTCCGAAGGGTAGCTGTCATTGTCATACATTGTGGCACCGCTGACTTCTGCCGTTGCCAGAAGGAAACTATGCCGGGGTGATATTTTCGTACGCATGCAAAAATGAACTACGCTTCATAAGCACTCTAGCCACAAATACATTAAGAATACACAGATTGTACTAAACGTAGGGGGTGATATAAAACAATTCGTAAAATGGGTGCGATACAAATAAAATGGTGCGAATGTGCAGCACAACTCACAAAAAACCCGGTACGGAACCGTTCTACGATCCGCACATCATACAGTCGTCCCTATTTTCCAGCGAGCAGACCATCTCCGCCATTCGCTGGTTTCGGTCCGCCATCGAGCCATTCATCTGGGACTCctggtccgttccgttcgcttcatTCGCAGGGCGGCGAggagtgctgctgttgctaccgTTGATCAGCGAACGTTGCATTTGGGCGGTCGGAGGCGACCCTTCAGCCAGGCTAACTTCAGCTGTACCGTTCATTGATTGGCGGCTTGCGTTCAGCTGCTGACTAGTCGAACCCTGCAGCTTCGACTTGTCGACCGTGAACTGGATCGCGTTCACCGCCGGCTTCGTGCGCAAGTAGTACATGCCGGTCTTCAAACCCATCTTCCAGCCGTAGAAGTGGATCGACGTTAGCTTGCCGTAGTTTGGTTCCGCCACGTGAATGTTGAATGATTGCGACTGATCGATGAAGGCACCACGGTCCGCGGCCATCTTGATGCAGGTTTTCACCGAGATCTCCCACACCGTTTTGTACAGATCGCGGATGTGCTGCGGTATCTCCTCGATCTGCTGTATCGATCCGTTGTGCGCCAGGATTTGGTTTTTCATATCCTCGTCCCACAGATCCAGCTCGGTCAGATCCTTCAGCAGGTGATGGTTGACCACCTGGAATTCACCCGACAGCACCCGGCGATTGTAGATGTTCGATGTGTACGGTTCGAACGACTCGTTGTTGCCCAATATCTGTGCCGTCGATGCGGTTGGCATCGGTGCGAGCAGCAGGGAGTTCCGGACCCCGTGGATCGCAATCTTTGCCTTCAGCTCGGTCCAATTCCACAGCTCCGTTGGCTTCTTGTCCCACATGTCATACTGCAAGATGCCCTTGCTAACTGGACTTCCGGCGTACGTTTCGTACGGACCGTCCTTCTCGGCCAGCTCGCAACTCGCTTCCAGTGCACCGTAGTAGATGGTTTCAAAAATTTGCTGGTTCAGCTTCTGTGCCCCTTCGCTTTCGTACGGTAGGCGCATCAAAATGAACGCATCGGCCATCCCCTGGACGCCGAtcccgatcggtcggtgacgCATGTTGGAACGTTTCGCCTCCGGCACCGGATAGAAATTGACGTCGATGATCTTGTTCAGATTGCACGTCACAGTCTTGGCCACGTGCTTCAGCTTTGCGAAATCATACGTCCGATCCGGTTTCACGAACATGTTGAGTGCAATCGACGCCAGGTTGCACACCGCGATTTCGTCCTTCGACGAATACTCAACAATCTCCGTGCACAGGTTCGAACATTTGATCGTTCCGACGTTCTGCTGGTTGCTCTTCCGGTTGCACGCGTCCTTGTACAGCATGTACGGGACGCCTGTTTCCACCTGCGATTCGATGATCGCGAACCACAAATCTTGTGCCTTAACCTGGCGAATGAAACGCCCCTCCTGTTCGTATCCCGTGTACAGCTTTTCAAACTCCTCGCCCCACGATTCAGCCAGCCCGGGACAATCGTGCGGGCACATTAAGCTCCACATCTCGTTCGCCTCGACACGCTTCATGAACAGATCGGGAATCCAGAGTGCGTAAAACATGTCTCGGGCGCGCACCTCCTCCTTACCAGTGTTCTTTTTTAGGTCCAAAAACTCAAACACATCTCCGTGCCACGGTTCGAGGTAGATGGCGAATGCACCCGGCCTCTTGTTACCGCCCTGATCCACGTAccgtgccgtgttgttgtAGACGCGCAGCAACGGCACCAGCCCATTGGAGATGCCATTCGTTCCCCGGATGTACGTTCCCTTGGACCGGATACAGTGCACGTTCAGCCCGATGCCTCCGGCCGATTTCGAGATCAATGCGCACTGCTTGAGCGTATCGTAGATGCCCTCGATACTGTCGTCCGACATGGTCAACAGAAAGCAGGACGAAAGCTGCGGACGCGGAGTGGCCGCCGCAAACAGGGTAGGCGACGCGTGCGTGAAGTAACGCTCCGACAGCAGATTGTACGTCTCGATGGCCGCCTCAATGTCCTCGCCGTGGATACCGATGGCCACACGCATCAGCATGTGCTGTGGACGCTCAACGATTTTGCCCTTGATCTTCAACAAATACGAGCGTTCCAACGTTTTAAAGCCGAAGTAGTTGTAGCTAAAATCGCGATCGTACACTATCGCCGAGTTCAGCCGATCCGCATTGTCCATGATCACTTTGTAGTGAAAATCCGAGATCATTGGAGACTTTATTTTCAGGCATTCGTTCTCCATCATGTACAGATCGTGCATAACGTCtgtgaaaacggaaaacaataatattgaaaatttaagCACAGTTGGTAGGATGCTTTGTGTTATAGAATTGAGCAATAATTATTCTGTTACTTCAATCCGTAAAACAATTGTTAAATTCTGGAAATATGTAAGCGATCTCTGTGTCGGTTATTGTTGCAATGATCTTAAGGatcttaaaataaaaacaacaacaaaaagttaaaatgtaacgaaacaaattaaactaTTAGTGGGAGTTAAAATTGATAACTTATTAGCAAAAGAGAAGTTTCGCAATTGTCCCCTTTCATGCATTTCTGATCCATGCTCCATGATCAATCCATGAAAATTCATGTATCTGTACCAATACGGGAATGTTCATGTACAAAAGGGACGCCATGCTGGTACGGCTCACGCACACCAGGGCAATTTGCACCATCTGCGCTTTGTACATATTTGCCCCTGCAATCTTGCAAGGACGGGACACACTTaccggaaaattgtttctttgtttccttGTGCAGATTCGACACAACAAGGCGCGCTGCAAGGATCGCGTAATCGGCATGATTTGTTGTCATAGTAGCAGCTGTCTCGGCGGCCAAATTGTCCAGTTCTTGCGTGGTTACGCCGGAGTAAATTCCACTTATGACCTTCAGAGTGATTGTAACCTATTTGAA encodes the following:
- the LOC131211490 gene encoding ribonucleoside-diphosphate reductase large subunit, with the translated sequence MVLKSSKMYVFKRDGRKEEVHLDKITSRIQKLCYGLNMDFVDPVTITLKVISGIYSGVTTQELDNLAAETAATMTTNHADYAILAARLVVSNLHKETKKQFSDVMHDLYMMENECLKIKSPMISDFHYKVIMDNADRLNSAIVYDRDFSYNYFGFKTLERSYLLKIKGKIVERPQHMLMRVAIGIHGEDIEAAIETYNLLSERYFTHASPTLFAAATPRPQLSSCFLLTMSDDSIEGIYDTLKQCALISKSAGGIGLNVHCIRSKGTYIRGTNGISNGLVPLLRVYNNTARYVDQGGNKRPGAFAIYLEPWHGDVFEFLDLKKNTGKEEVRARDMFYALWIPDLFMKRVEANEMWSLMCPHDCPGLAESWGEEFEKLYTGYEQEGRFIRQVKAQDLWFAIIESQVETGVPYMLYKDACNRKSNQQNVGTIKCSNLCTEIVEYSSKDEIAVCNLASIALNMFVKPDRTYDFAKLKHVAKTVTCNLNKIIDVNFYPVPEAKRSNMRHRPIGIGVQGMADAFILMRLPYESEGAQKLNQQIFETIYYGALEASCELAEKDGPYETYAGSPVSKGILQYDMWDKKPTELWNWTELKAKIAIHGVRNSLLLAPMPTASTAQILGNNESFEPYTSNIYNRRVLSGEFQVVNHHLLKDLTELDLWDEDMKNQILAHNGSIQQIEEIPQHIRDLYKTVWEISVKTCIKMAADRGAFIDQSQSFNIHVAEPNYGKLTSIHFYGWKMGLKTGMYYLRTKPAVNAIQFTVDKSKLQGSTSQQLNASRQSMNGTAEVSLAEGSPPTAQMQRSLINGSNSSTPRRPANEANGTDQESQMNGSMADRNQRMAEMVCSLENRDDCMMCGS